Proteins from one Phoenix dactylifera cultivar Barhee BC4 unplaced genomic scaffold, palm_55x_up_171113_PBpolish2nd_filt_p 000409F, whole genome shotgun sequence genomic window:
- the LOC113461173 gene encoding uncharacterized protein LOC113461173, whose protein sequence is MAFNQTSQRAEKNPEKLQLPAVVEGCHTAERLPMSDKKHIPPVVAPIGCSKIKSFLSLCRSLSHPQPCPQPKPSLQVISQKETTSNSISAPLITNFSGDREAAVLAYWRRARELEQELRRIDKWLDMEKRQREHLHSMTGKAQEYLGTELMKLSDGSYLHEIKRLGRPWGRLVMQFSVPAIAENATTATEVLCRMASMKVEDLLNSLFESMPMANITGCRTGERKGKPVLVGPENGFLEAILLDAMEKMEGLVLEGLRIQMGPSIKANVKGSKGKEISRQCLILLMLIQVRDPKEDNGAVGEFMIGLIEASAAEVSGRRFHIHGVHIAGMKYMKRTSGKDFIWSVSAERCKGNCNSCCWHVRNPDIVFAQER, encoded by the exons ATGGCATTTAACCAAACATCTCAACGGGCAGAAAAGAACCCAGAAAAGCTTCAACTTCCAGCAGTGGTGGAAGGCTGCCATACTGCAGAGAGACTCCCAATGTCAGACAAGAAACATATCCCTCCCGTAGTAGCGCCTATCGGCTGCTCAAAGATCAAGTCTTTCCTCTCCCTTTGCCGTTCTCTTTCCCATCCCCAACCATGCCCTCAACCCAAACCCTCTTTGCAGGTCATTTCTCAAAAAGAGACCACCTCTAACTCTATCTCAGCTCCTCTAATTACAAATTTTTCTGGAGATCGTGAAGCAGCTGTTCTAGCCTACTGGAGAAGAGCTAGAGAACTTGAACAAGAACTTCGTAGGATAGACAAGTggctggacatggagaaaagaCAAAGAGAACACCTCCACTCTATGACAGGAAAAGCACAAGAATATCTTGGCACAGAGCTGATGAAGCTATCAGATGGGAGTTACCTTCATGAAATCAAGAGATTGGGCAGGCCATGGGGAAGATTAGTCATGCAATTCTCTGTGCCTGCAATTGCTGAGAATGCCACAACTGCTACTGAG GTACTATGTCGAATGGCATCAATGAAAGTGGAGGATTTGCTCAATAGCCTGTTTGAATCAATGCCAATGGCCAATATAACTGGCTGCAGGACAGGCGAACGCAAAGGCAAGCCTGTTTTAGTGGGTCCTGAAAATGGTTTCTTGGAGGCCATTCTTCTGGATGCAATGGAGAAGATGGAAGGATTGGTTTTAGAAGGCTTGAGGATACAGATGGGACCGAGTATAAAAGCCAATGTTAAGGGGAGTAAAGGGAAGGAAATAAGCAGGCAGTGTCTTATTCTGCTGATGTTGATTCAGGTCAGAGATCCAAAGGAAGATAATGGGGCCGTTGGGGAGTTTATGATTGGACTCATTGAGGCATCAGCTGCAGAGGTGTCTGGCAGAAGATTTCATATTCATGGGGTACACATAGCTGGAATGAAGTATATGAAAAGGACCAGTGGAAAAGATTTCATCTGGAGTGTTTCAGCAGAAAGATGCAAGGGGAACTGTAACAGCTGCTGCTGGCATGTAAGGAATCCAGACATAGTTTTTGCACAAGAGAGGTAA